One genomic segment of Alkalimarinus alittae includes these proteins:
- the ccoP gene encoding cytochrome-c oxidase, cbb3-type subunit III, protein MSSFWNAWIIIISLGSVFGCWWLLFATRKGQKNNTESEATTGHVYDGIEEYDNPLPKWWFYMFMGTIFFALAYYALYPGLGSYKGLLGWTSTGQWEQEVADADAKYGPIFEAFAEKSIEELATDDAALKVGQRLFANNCAICHGSTARGSVGFPNLADNDWLYGGDPDTIKQTIAHGRNGNMPAKGLNPAMTKSDIADLTNYLLSFSNRATDNASSERGAEMFQTACSACHGADAKGTPAMGAPNLTDNVWLYGSTPTMIMQTIEYGRAGVMPAHNDLLGEEKVHVLAAYIYSLSQGK, encoded by the coding sequence GGAACGCATGGATCATAATTATCAGTTTAGGCAGTGTTTTTGGCTGCTGGTGGCTTTTATTTGCCACCCGTAAAGGCCAAAAGAACAACACCGAATCTGAAGCAACAACGGGCCATGTCTACGATGGTATAGAGGAGTATGACAACCCGCTTCCTAAGTGGTGGTTCTACATGTTTATGGGGACCATCTTTTTCGCGCTTGCTTACTACGCACTTTACCCTGGTCTAGGCTCTTACAAAGGCCTACTTGGTTGGACATCAACCGGTCAGTGGGAACAAGAAGTCGCAGATGCAGACGCTAAATATGGTCCTATCTTTGAAGCCTTTGCAGAAAAGTCTATTGAAGAGCTAGCAACTGACGATGCAGCACTAAAAGTAGGTCAGCGTCTATTTGCTAACAACTGTGCAATTTGTCATGGTTCGACTGCAAGAGGTTCTGTGGGTTTCCCTAACCTTGCTGATAATGATTGGCTTTATGGTGGTGACCCTGACACCATTAAGCAGACTATTGCGCACGGTAGAAATGGCAACATGCCTGCTAAGGGTTTAAACCCTGCGATGACTAAATCAGATATTGCTGATTTGACTAACTACTTGCTGTCATTTAGCAACAGAGCTACAGATAACGCATCTAGCGAACGCGGAGCAGAAATGTTCCAAACCGCTTGTTCTGCTTGTCATGGTGCTGATGCTAAAGGTACACCAGCAATGGGGGCTCCAAACCTAACCGATAACGTATGGTTATACGGAAGCACTCCAACAATGATCATGCAGACGATTGAATATGGTCGTGCTGGCGTGATGCCTGCTCACAATGACCTTCTTGGTGAAGAGAAGGTTCACGTGCTAGCAGCTTATATTTATAGCCTTTCACAAGGTAAATAA
- the ccoG gene encoding cytochrome c oxidase accessory protein CcoG has product MSAKIPVKNIDPSSKNDAEVTTYDLYASREKIYVKAVTGVFQRIRTGSLWLLMGMYFVFCWVSINGEQLIYFDIPGRKFHLFGATFWPQDFVLLSWLLIICAFGLFFITSLFGRVWCGYTCPQTVWTFIFMWVEEKVEGSRNKRMKLDKAPNDASKTFKKVLKHSIWLLIAFATGLTFVGYFYPIRELIVDFFSFNFIGGWAYFWILFFTAATYANAGWLREQVCLYMCPYARFQSVMFDKDTMVVSYDPNRGEPRGSRKKSVDPKQTGLGDCVDCGLCVQVCPTGIDIRDGLQYECIGCALCIDACDQVMEKMNYPKGLIRYDNENTLEGKESHMVRPKSVGYGLVLLFMISSVIYAVYSRVPVALDVIKDRGALYQLTGMGLVENSYTLKVINMANTEREFEVRVSGIEGIKITTTTRFTANSGEVHSLPTSIEIDPANMTETKHDIEFEVIAVDDPTVKATSDSRFLAPLNY; this is encoded by the coding sequence ATGAGCGCCAAGATTCCAGTCAAAAATATTGACCCTTCTTCTAAAAATGATGCTGAAGTCACTACTTACGACCTGTATGCATCGCGTGAAAAAATCTATGTTAAAGCCGTTACGGGTGTATTCCAACGAATAAGAACAGGCTCTTTATGGCTTCTAATGGGCATGTATTTTGTGTTCTGCTGGGTGTCCATCAATGGCGAGCAGCTCATTTATTTTGATATTCCTGGTCGAAAATTCCACCTATTTGGCGCTACTTTTTGGCCACAAGATTTTGTCTTACTCTCTTGGCTTTTGATCATTTGTGCCTTTGGCCTGTTTTTTATCACGTCCCTATTTGGTCGAGTTTGGTGTGGCTATACCTGCCCTCAAACAGTTTGGACCTTTATTTTTATGTGGGTTGAAGAGAAAGTTGAAGGAAGCAGAAATAAGCGCATGAAGCTTGATAAAGCGCCTAATGACGCGTCCAAAACCTTTAAGAAAGTGCTCAAGCATTCTATTTGGCTCTTGATAGCCTTTGCCACAGGGCTTACGTTTGTGGGTTATTTTTACCCTATCCGTGAGCTTATCGTAGATTTCTTCAGTTTTAACTTCATTGGTGGCTGGGCTTATTTTTGGATTCTTTTCTTTACCGCTGCCACTTACGCCAATGCGGGCTGGTTAAGGGAACAAGTCTGTCTCTATATGTGCCCCTATGCACGCTTTCAGTCAGTTATGTTCGATAAAGATACCATGGTTGTTTCTTACGATCCTAACAGGGGTGAACCTCGCGGCAGTCGGAAGAAATCAGTAGACCCTAAGCAAACTGGTTTGGGTGACTGCGTTGATTGTGGCTTATGCGTTCAGGTATGCCCTACAGGTATTGATATTCGAGACGGGCTTCAATATGAATGCATTGGCTGCGCTTTATGTATTGACGCATGCGATCAAGTCATGGAAAAAATGAATTACCCGAAAGGGCTGATTCGATACGACAATGAAAACACGCTTGAAGGTAAAGAGAGCCATATGGTTCGCCCAAAGTCGGTTGGCTATGGTCTAGTGCTTCTATTCATGATTTCGTCTGTTATTTATGCCGTCTATTCGAGAGTACCGGTAGCACTTGATGTCATAAAAGACCGTGGAGCACTCTATCAACTGACCGGTATGGGCCTAGTTGAAAACTCTTATACCCTAAAAGTCATTAATATGGCTAATACAGAGCGCGAATTTGAAGTGCGTGTATCGGGCATTGAAGGAATAAAGATCACCACAACAACTCGATTTACGGCAAACTCTGGCGAAGTGCACTCTCTGCCAACAAGCATTGAAATTGACCCGGCAAATATGACAGAAACTAAACATGATATTGAATTTGAAGTTATTGCTGTTGATGACCCAACCGTTAAAGCAACATCAGATAGTCGTTTTCTTGCTCCGCTAAATTATTAG